GAGCTGGACGTCCAGGTGCTGCAGGCCAAGCGgggtgtcaaagtcagattcaggactcacataatttgtcagaccactctgtttattagcaaagcgctttgctaatgcacccaggtGTGActttgagcctcagagaggggctaacttatttatacagctaagccaaagccaatttaaaataagggacaaaagaaagcagaaactgacaaatatacatatatatcttatttgcatactaacatttaccaatctcctagctcagtaggagctctaagttaattagtttgaggacccattgtctcacgctccttaatgtttctcttcctgacaactatatttcaacaaacccttcaagtagcatttctttaatgaattagaatttcaatataattcattctactttcacagggGGAAAGCTGCCCCTGAGTCTGCCCAGCCCAGCGTGTACGCCGCGATCAACATGACCCGGGGGGCCCCGCAGTGAGAGCCCCCTGCAGCCATGGGGCACCTGGCCCCAGGGGGCGACAGACTCACCCCCCTTGCAGCGCCAGTCCCAGAGAACTCTGCTTCTAAGAAGCTTTAGGGGAGatgctgccctccccccactgctgccccgTCCCATTGAgctgctggccccctgccccctccagacCCACATGTAGGGCCGGTGTGGGGGGCTTAGCACCGGGAGGGGGAGAGGATGTGCCGAGGCTGTCTATGTTATTTTGCATCCTGTTAATCTCCAGCTTTGTAATAAACACAGAACCACAAACCAGCCCCCCTGGGTCCCAGCTGTGAATGTGTGTAACACCTGGGTGAGATGGGGTGGGGTGCGTGGGAgggttatacagggacccctcatcCAAcgcagggatgcagccccatctGGGGAAGGTCGTCCGTTGGACAGGATGCCGGGGTTCACACCCTGACTCGGGGCAAAGCTGCAGAAGGGTCTGTGATGCTGTACAGAACTCCAGAATTTGCTAAGCAATAAAAAGGCATAGTCAGCCAGTTATTTTAGAGATTTTAAGTTGACTtaagacaaattttaaaataaaattttagaatAAAAGAAGGAAAACTATATTTTCAAATTATACAAATAGATGGTCTCAAATTACTTAGGCTGCAAATAAAGTAACTTTCAATGGAAGTGTGACACAGCCATGTGCAATGTTGCACTCTAGGTGTGTACTACAAGGTCTGGATTCATCAACCCATATCTTAGCACTCAGGTGGGCAGTCTTTTTATTATCTTGGGGAAATGAGAAGCCCAAGCCCACAGATAGATGCAGAATAAGGAAAATAGAAACTCCTTTTCCACCATGAACATTGATTGAtaaaaatctccttccttagaagtttaaggtcaggcttgaccaagccctggctgggatgatttagttggggattggtcctgctttgagcagggggttggactagatgacctcctgaggtcgcttccaaccctgcaccctctgctgaacctcccaccccaccccctgccacacagcgccccctgctgagccccctgccctactccctgccacacagcaccccctactgagaCCCCCGCCCCACTCCTTTCAGCctagtgccccctactgagccccccgctccccacagcccagGCCTCCTGGCCCTGCTTAGCTCCATCCCGCTCAAGCCCAGCCTGACCCACAGGCTGGGACTCCTCCTCGGACTCATAGCTCAAGCTGCAGAGGCCCTCGCTCCCCAGGTTTGATCCCTGGGATGGTCCTTCTCCCTCCACCGCGCCCGACTCCCAGCACGTACCCGTCTCCTCGCTGGGTAGCTCCTGGGGGCAGACCGGGAAGAGCATCgtctgcaccccccagccctccaccctGACAACCCCTGGTATGGCCACCAGCTGCTCCTTCACCGAGGCCGTGCTgtccagggggaaggggtggctgtAGGCGGCACCGTAGGCCTGGCGGAAGCGGAAGAGGGAAATGCCCCCAGGGTGGCCCCGCAGGACCCGCGCCACATTCTGCTCCAGCTCAGCCTGTTCGGCCATGGGAGGGTCCACCTGGGGTCTGGCTGGGCGGGTCggtgggtggggcggggcagccgGCTGGGGGCCTGCGTGGAGCTATTCAGGGCTGCCCTCTGGTACGCTGCCAGACCCAGTGACTGGTTGGTGAAGATTAGCAGGGGCGGCTGCCGGGGGGCGGCCACAGGAAGGCGGGAGCTGGGGAAGTGGCTCAGCGAGACAGCTCGGGGCAGGCAGGTGCTGGCTTGGTGCTCGGGGGCAGATCCGGCCGGCGGATGGTCCGGGGGTGCAGCCAGGTAGTGGCAGGAGTTCCAaggcctgggagctggagggagaggagagaagagatgcCCGGTGAGATGCTGCCATCCCCGTTAGGACGCACGAGCCCCTCTAGGCGGCGCCAGTCGCACTGAGCCGGACCTCTTTGCAATGCACCCGCTCCGCATGGGAGCTGTTGTAAGCCAGGGCAGATTTTGCATCGAGCCGAGGCTCCCTCTAGGGGTGCTTGGGCTCCATAGCACAGGCCTGGGTCTTTCAGCTTCATCACTCGAGACTTGTGCAAAGAATCGGGGGGCggtggtgggagaggggtgcAAGTTCACTCCCAACTTGTGTGGGGGCAGCGTTCAATTTCCCACCAGCCTCGATTCCCCAGGCACAGTGTCGCTCCCTGGGACCTGGCGCCCGCATTCAAGGCGGAGATTCTCATGAGGGGGGTTTCCTGCGTCCCCTTTGCAGCCAGCTCTGTACCAGACCTGTTTAAACGATGCCCGTCGGTCATTCAGGGTACCCCCAGGTGCCCCATCATTGATTTCACCTGCCCCAAAGCAGAGGCAGGACCAGACGGTTTGCCTTGTTACAGCAAGTTGacatgctccaccccagagacagcggCATtctcagggctggactgtgccCTCCAGCCAGAGGGCATCAAAGCCAGAGCTGCGGTTAAGCTTTGCAATCTGTACGCAAAAGTTATTCTGCCATTTtcgagggggagagggagagaatttgCCCAAGGTAGATGGCAGAACTGGGACCAGAGCCTTGTTCTCATCACTagaaccccactcccctccctgagccagggagaggacccaggagtcctgacacagATCTACCCTGAAAATCACTGATGCACCTAGTAGTGTAGACAGCACCTGTAGTACTACCCCCAACAAAGGGAAGGGCAAGGTGACACACAGCTACCACATGCAATTCCCACTCCCCCCAGTAGGGGGCAGCCTGCCAACAACCCATGACCACACCTGCTTTAGTAGCCTCTGGGTGCTGCCGTTCGGGTGGCACCTCCTTCTGGATCCAGGGGTGATGGCGGCGTCTCTTGGGGGTCTTGGCCTCTGGCAGCAGGTCGCAGGCTGCGTGCCAGCACCTGACCCACGGTTCCTTGCCCTCCTCATCCAGGACCACCAGCTCCTTCATGTCACCCAGCAGGTGGCGCAGCGAGCGGTAGCCGTGCCGGGGCAGATCCGGCACCGGCCATGGTGCTGGTGGAAGAGCCTCCCGAAATCCCGTAGGGGGATGCCCCCAGCGTGACTCAACAGCAGCCCCAGCACAGCACCATTGAGGGTCTGCTGCGAGCCGGGATCCAGCCGCCCCCCCCGGCAACAGCTGGAAGGAGAAACAGCTGTTGGGGGCCTCAAAGGGCACCAGATGGGAGGACTTGACCCTTCACTGGCCACCCAGGGGACTTTCTCATAGCAGAGGGGTGGGCCTGGGCACAGCTGGGATACCAGGGGAGATGGGCCCCTGCTCCGAGTGGGAGAGAAATTCCCTGCCCACGGTGGGACTGCAGGTcaggactaaaagaaaaggaggacttgtggcaccttagagactaaccaatttagtctctaaggtgccacaagtcctccttttctttttgcaaatactaacacggctgttactctgacaccggTCAGGACTAAGGCTCTCGGCAGCAGTGGGcaactcggggcaggggcagtccccctccccagagacactaggccccactcccctcccagagcaggggaacgggacccaggcatcctggctcccaggccccctgctctaaccactagcccccactcccctcccagagccagggagagaacccaggagtcctgctggctccctgccctcccctcccagagctgggaagagagcccaggagtcccggcccccagcccccttccccctgctctaaacactagcccctactcccctcccagggccagggagagaacccaggagtcctggctcccaatcccaccccccctgctctaaccactggcccccactcccctcccagagcccggaaGAGAACCGAGgagtcccagcccccagccccctctcctctaaccactagcccctactcccctcccagagccagggagagaacccaggcgtcctggctcccgcCCGGTCTCACCTGCCATAGCCTCCGGCTGGAAGCCCTCCGGGAGGGGAGCGGACAGGGCGCAGCTGAGGTCGCCCGTGGAGACCTTTGTAGCCAAGTTtcctcgcccctccccctcccggctgaGGCTGGGCTCCTGTTAACCCTTTGGACGCTGTCACGAAGCTGCGCAGTcggggcggggagccaggactcctgggttctctccccggctctgggaggggagtggggtctagtagtcagaggaggggggatgggagccaggactccgtccccagctcttggaggggagtgggggctagtggttttGGAGGTGGttggcggggggctgggagccaggacccctgggttctattctccgCCAGTgttttgggcaagtcatgttACCTCTCTGCTAGCCCGCCTAGATGTAGGGCCCCCCAGTGAGCCCCCCGCCCTGGTCCCTACTGCAGGGCACCTCAACAGTCTATTGTCCCTTATGGAGCGGGGGGCAGGACCATCCCCTCCAGTTTATTCCCCATCCTCGGGTAACCCAAGGTACCCCCTCGGCACCTAGATTGGTCCATCCGTACCACAGTCTTTACTGGGGCAAGGGTAAACAAAGGTAGGAAAGGAGCCCAGGCGGCTGGGCATGGCGTTGCCCCGGGGCAGCCAGAGCCTCCCTGCTCCTCATCCAGCCTTTTCTTTCCTGTCCAGTTCAGGCAAagtgtgcccctgccccccatacgccctccctgcccccaatagatccctgtccagccccctgccacccccaccccatgcactcCTTGTGCCCAGATTGCTGGGTCACACCCACCCACGTTGCCCCTCCCTGATCCCAGCCAGGATTGGCAAGTGCCCGGGTCCACAGGTGCCCTGGGAGGCTGGGAACTAGCT
This is a stretch of genomic DNA from Chelonia mydas isolate rCheMyd1 chromosome 23, rCheMyd1.pri.v2, whole genome shotgun sequence. It encodes these proteins:
- the LOC119564884 gene encoding uncharacterized protein LOC119564884, producing MKELVVLDEEGKEPWVRCWHAACDLLPEAKTPKRRRHHPWIQKEVPPERQHPEATKAAPRPWNSCHYLAAPPDHPPAGSAPEHQASTCLPRAVSLSHFPSSRLPVAAPRQPPLLIFTNQSLGLAAYQRAALNSSTQAPSRLPRPTHRPAQPDPRWTLPWPNRLSWSRMWRGSCGATLGAFPSSASARPTVPPTATPSPWTARPR